From the Primulina tabacum isolate GXHZ01 chromosome 15, ASM2559414v2, whole genome shotgun sequence genome, one window contains:
- the LOC142526900 gene encoding binding partner of ACD11 1-like — MPVTTVKVSNLSLRASERDVKEFFSFSGDIEYVDMQSDTERSQIAFVTFKDTQGAETAILLSGATIIDTIVTVILDPDYKLPPAASAPLNTSSKKTEAGAEAALKKAEDVVTTMLAKGYILGKESVSRAKSFDEKHQLTSTATAKVVSFDKKLGLSEKINMGTSIVNDKVREVDEKLQVSEKAKSAFAAAEQTVSNAGSAIMKNRYVLTGATWVTGAFNRVTKAAGDVGQKTKEKVVTAEDEQRRRMVDEYAQIHLSESPKASDSGEHPPSKPAPVQGLIL; from the exons ATGCCG GTAACAACTGTCAAGGTCAGCAATCTCTCTTTAAGGGCATCTGAGCGTGATGTTAAAGAGTTCTTTTCTTTCTCTGGAGATattgaatatgttgatatgcaAAG TGATACAGAACGCTCACAAATTGCATTTGTTACCTTTAAGGACACCCAGGGAGCAGAGACTGCAATTCTTCTTTCG GGGGCGACCATCATTGATACGATTGTGACTGTTATCCTGGATCCAGATTACAAACTTCCTCCTGCAGCTTCTGCACCACTTAAC ACATCTAGTAAAAAAACTGAAGCTGGAGCTGAAGCTGCTTTGAAGAAGGCAGAAGATGTTGTGACTACCATGCTTGCAAAGGGTTACATCTTAGGCAAAGAATCCGTTAGCAGAGCAAAGTCTTTTGATGAGAAGCACCAATTGACTTCTACGGCAACTGCTAAAGTTGTTTCATTTGATAAAAAACTTGGGCTGTCTGAGAAGATTAATATGGGTACTTCAATTGTGAATGATAAAGTTCGCGAAGTAGATGAAAAACTCCAGGTTTCTGAGAAAGCAAAATCTGCATTCGCCGCTGCCGAGCAAACAGTTAGTAATGCTGGATCTGCTATTATGAAGAACCGGTACGTACTTACGGGTGCTACATGGGTGACAGGTGCCTTTAACAGAGTCACAAAAGCAGCTGGGGATGTAGGACAAAAAACAAAGGAGAAAGTGGTGACAGCTGAAGATGAGCAGAGAAGAAGAATGGTGGATGAGTATGCGCAGATTCATTTATCCGAGTCTCCCAAAGCCTCTGATTCGGGAGAGCATCCTCCTTCCAAACCTGCTCCGGTACAAGGTTTGATCCTCTGA